A single genomic interval of Roseibium sp. HPY-6 harbors:
- a CDS encoding PAAR domain-containing protein translates to MPPAARISDFHTCPLQTPAVVPIPHVGGPIAGPGVPLVRIGGLPAAVQGDIATCVGPPDTILKGSTTVRIGGRPAARQGDPTAHGGTISAGLPTVRIGG, encoded by the coding sequence ATGCCGCCGGCCGCCAGGATCAGTGACTTTCACACCTGTCCGTTGCAGACACCCGCTGTCGTGCCGATCCCGCATGTGGGCGGTCCGATTGCCGGACCCGGCGTGCCGCTTGTGCGGATCGGCGGATTGCCGGCAGCCGTGCAGGGCGACATTGCAACATGCGTCGGTCCGCCGGACACGATCCTCAAGGGGTCGACGACCGTTCGCATCGGCGGACGTCCCGCCGCGCGGCAGGGTGACCCGACGGCCCATGGCGGCACCATTTCCGCCGGGCTGCCAACCGTCCGGATCGGAGGTTGA
- the vgrG gene encoding type VI secretion system tip protein VgrG, whose product MPLEPTQSAALTTVTIRSNGTEIPGTFALLSLEISQVCGSIPYAHLIFQDGDPAKQSFDIAASDTFVPGAEVEIDLGYNRNEELIFKGIATRLRAEAPLKGSSRLHVEVKHAAFRMHHARHSRVWVDVSDADAIEQIAGGYGIGFEGSSEMQQPQLVQHQATDWDFCVLRGERIGQLLVGETDGLRLFTPDPGKDPAATLEYGRTLFSLDVELNAEAQAAEISVGAWSAAEAEIETAESAASDVPGPGNLDGNALSDASGHKPKPRQAGARNQAELDDWARAAMQRRRLSAVTGMLEVQGSTSLSVGNMVELKGLGPRFDGKAFVSGLRHSIARGDWRCFVQIGLDPAFHDERHDVCAPPAAGLIPSISGLQIGVVDEVHNDPAGEDRVSVRLVSETETSEPIWARPMSIGGGEKRGLVMLPDPGSECLLGFLDSDPRDPVLIGGLHSSAAASPLPGAEDNDLKGLVSRAGTRIVFDDSGPSLVIETEGNRLISLSDDEGIITISDKSGNKMEFDNNGITLTSNADITLDAKGNITIDGTNVNAAAKAGMEMKGTTSANFKSSGSTVVRGATVDIN is encoded by the coding sequence ATGCCGCTTGAGCCGACACAGAGCGCAGCCCTGACCACGGTCACGATCCGGTCGAACGGAACCGAGATCCCGGGGACCTTCGCGCTTTTGTCGTTGGAAATCTCACAGGTCTGCGGAAGTATTCCCTATGCCCATCTCATTTTCCAGGATGGTGACCCGGCTAAACAAAGCTTCGATATCGCCGCGTCCGATACATTCGTACCGGGCGCGGAAGTCGAGATTGACCTCGGCTACAACCGCAACGAAGAGCTGATTTTCAAGGGCATTGCGACACGCCTGCGCGCCGAGGCTCCCTTGAAGGGATCGTCGCGGCTGCATGTCGAGGTAAAGCATGCCGCTTTCCGCATGCATCACGCACGACATTCGCGCGTCTGGGTCGATGTGAGCGATGCCGACGCCATCGAGCAGATTGCCGGTGGCTACGGGATCGGGTTCGAGGGAAGCTCGGAAATGCAACAGCCGCAGCTCGTGCAGCACCAGGCGACCGACTGGGACTTCTGCGTGCTAAGGGGCGAAAGGATCGGGCAGCTTTTGGTCGGCGAAACGGACGGATTGCGTCTGTTTACGCCCGATCCCGGCAAAGACCCGGCGGCGACCCTGGAATACGGCCGGACGCTTTTCAGCCTGGATGTCGAGCTCAATGCAGAAGCGCAGGCAGCCGAGATTTCGGTTGGCGCCTGGAGCGCGGCCGAAGCGGAAATCGAAACGGCCGAAAGCGCCGCGAGCGATGTGCCGGGGCCTGGAAATCTCGACGGCAATGCGCTCTCCGATGCTTCGGGGCACAAGCCGAAACCAAGGCAGGCAGGGGCTCGCAATCAGGCCGAGCTTGACGATTGGGCGCGTGCTGCCATGCAACGGCGCCGGCTGTCGGCGGTGACCGGAATGCTGGAGGTTCAAGGATCCACAAGCCTTTCGGTTGGCAACATGGTCGAACTGAAAGGATTGGGGCCGCGCTTCGACGGCAAGGCGTTTGTCTCCGGCCTACGTCACTCGATCGCCCGCGGAGACTGGCGATGCTTCGTCCAGATCGGACTGGATCCCGCGTTTCACGACGAGCGGCACGATGTCTGTGCGCCCCCGGCAGCCGGACTTATTCCTTCGATCTCGGGACTGCAGATCGGCGTCGTCGATGAAGTTCATAACGATCCTGCAGGGGAAGACCGGGTGTCCGTTCGCCTCGTGAGCGAGACTGAAACATCGGAACCGATCTGGGCACGCCCGATGAGTATCGGCGGCGGCGAAAAGCGTGGTCTGGTGATGTTGCCTGATCCCGGCAGCGAATGCCTGCTCGGGTTTCTGGACAGTGATCCGCGAGACCCTGTGCTGATCGGCGGTCTGCACAGCTCGGCCGCGGCCTCACCCCTGCCGGGCGCTGAGGACAACGACCTGAAGGGTCTGGTGTCGCGTGCGGGCACGCGGATTGTTTTTGACGACAGCGGGCCATCGCTCGTGATCGAAACCGAAGGCAACCGGCTGATATCGCTGTCCGATGACGAGGGAATAATCACCATTTCCGACAAGTCCGGAAACAAGATGGAATTCGACAATAACGGGATCACGCTCACCAGCAATGCCGACATAACGCTCGACGCCAAGGGCAACATCACGATCGACGGAACCAACGTCAACGCGGCTGCGAAAGCCGGCATGGAAATGAAGGGGACCACGTCGGCCAACTTCAAAAGCTCGGGATCGACCGTCGTGCGCGGCGCAACGGTCGACATCAACTAG
- a CDS encoding phage tail protein codes for MVNYPIAKYNFEVEMEGFTRIGFTEVSGLDIETEVIEYREGAYPEPSKIQIPGMKKYGTVTCKRGMVRGDNEIYDWFQAILDPANRRDVQISLLDEMREPVFVWVISNAFVTKIASTDLKADGNEIAIESMEFKGDSIAISAP; via the coding sequence ATGGTCAATTATCCGATCGCAAAATACAATTTCGAGGTCGAGATGGAGGGGTTCACCCGGATCGGCTTCACGGAAGTCTCCGGGCTGGACATCGAGACGGAAGTTATCGAGTACCGCGAAGGCGCTTACCCGGAACCGTCGAAAATCCAGATCCCGGGCATGAAGAAATACGGCACGGTGACCTGCAAGCGGGGCATGGTGCGCGGTGACAACGAAATCTACGACTGGTTCCAGGCGATCCTTGACCCGGCAAACCGGCGGGATGTTCAGATTTCGCTTCTGGATGAAATGCGCGAGCCGGTCTTCGTCTGGGTGATTTCGAATGCCTTCGTGACCAAGATCGCTTCCACCGATCTCAAGGCGGACGGCAACGAGATTGCGATCGAATCCATGGAGTTCAAAGGCGACTCCATCGCAATCTCGGCACCGTAG
- a CDS encoding GPW/gp25 family protein: MAVEDRFIGTGWGFPPTFENDGVQLTGGASNIRESLRIILTTTLGERVMRPDFGCRIEEEVFGPMNATRLTMIETVIRRAILLHEPRVDAKRVAVEARQPEGILEISLDYEIRGAKSRFSLVLPYDLEAGV, from the coding sequence ATGGCCGTTGAGGACCGCTTCATCGGGACGGGCTGGGGCTTTCCGCCGACATTCGAAAACGACGGAGTTCAGTTGACCGGTGGCGCGAGCAACATTCGGGAAAGCCTTCGGATCATCCTGACCACGACCCTTGGCGAACGCGTCATGCGTCCGGATTTCGGTTGCCGCATCGAGGAAGAGGTTTTCGGTCCGATGAACGCCACGCGGCTGACGATGATCGAAACGGTGATCCGCCGCGCGATCCTGCTGCACGAACCACGGGTGGATGCCAAGCGCGTGGCCGTAGAGGCCCGGCAGCCGGAGGGTATCCTGGAGATTTCACTCGACTATGAGATCCGGGGCGCAAAGTCGCGCTTTAGCCTTGTGCTGCCATATGATCTGGAGGCAGGGGTATGA
- a CDS encoding phage tail protein, with protein MTLAHPYNLPLIHNFRVEFDLPGAGDLDVRFREVSGLSMELEQETVTEGGENRFVHKVPVRASYPDLVLKRGLIAESAVTQWIRDAVQSLVIRPITLSVVLLDTELEPLRTFSVVNAWPKKWTVSDFNAETSDIAVETLELAYAHFREV; from the coding sequence ATGACATTGGCTCACCCCTACAATCTGCCCCTCATCCACAATTTCCGGGTCGAGTTTGATCTGCCCGGTGCGGGAGATCTGGATGTCCGCTTCAGGGAGGTCTCCGGGCTTTCCATGGAGCTGGAACAGGAGACGGTGACGGAGGGCGGTGAGAACCGTTTCGTTCACAAGGTTCCGGTTCGAGCGAGCTATCCAGACCTCGTCCTGAAACGCGGGCTGATTGCGGAAAGCGCGGTGACCCAATGGATCCGGGACGCCGTTCAAAGCCTCGTCATCCGGCCCATCACCTTGAGCGTCGTCCTCCTCGATACAGAGCTGGAACCGCTGCGCACATTCTCCGTAGTGAATGCCTGGCCGAAGAAATGGACCGTGTCCGATTTCAATGCCGAGACAAGCGATATCGCGGTTGAAACGCTCGAACTTGCCTACGCGCATTTCCGGGAGGTCTGA
- a CDS encoding baseplate J/gp47 family protein, which yields MSTCDRRGPLSRTGTAQPDRDIAERRADHFQLDERDVADLIQFGRRFARQIRFYAKDGAPAGDWSAFFDSDISAVLASIAKLPVDPFRRALGDAKGFLEDDPSRPEAQLRAHLALVFHLPIALLQELTLRLSPLEAENPFRRRMTRLLETSVAPRLAELARYHQGGVDEGVILASALSKTNLNTSDNPGPGPQIADEVRDIIFNGEAFEVTSLPVHVVGGFAATGWSDFYDAQTPDPSPYLDGSDTYAQIYDALNYNLLVSSMERVFQALARARKEAEAQLQESLTDFARHTPHYGLWLAFLSMYDRARSELNAFTGRHMDFYFEDVLRLSRKAPTPDHVHLLVNLARGTEAHLLPAGTLVRAGKDATGADVAYALEEDFVANRALVTELRSVRVNTKKSGGKESVSVQASPITASSDGIGDELPEETPHFAPFGPEAAPFARLGFAVADRQLFMREGSRVAKISFKTAFGGSIAVLKGFKVRLTTEEGWLELSKSAELKAEVTKGTVVFTMTLAGNHPPIVPHDPAVHEGPYPTGVPVAEILLDWDGNEAAASSAMAVFRNASRNKVKIQTEATGLRQMSVRTDDGTADPSAVFTPFGAQPRKNARWILGSSEVFSRPLDTLTVNVTWAEAYVKGQFFENQAASAYQVGFDYLSSGSWQSGDTKTISLQLDGTGTNPLAAKGTGKAPADAELLLEDPSFDAKQRTGFMRMTLNRDFGHDRYLDAKTLALIDLASGNGIKPVTNLAAGDTIVAESQILPGFDPGLDSLTLSSGLPNPPYTPEIAEISIDYAAKQSTAEGVWRVHPFGVEPANGSGRVLPDLPFEGALFIGVDALDPSETFSLLVQVADGTGDPLLELPDLDFAWLKNSGWTKFKSQEVIDRTGGLAGSGLLSFAVPTDASSDAPHMPPGLHWFRISVAENADAVNRLHLVAAQAVRASFVDRGNDPVFLESALPAGTISKLLQPDPAVKSLEQPFASFGGRGLETPDDFRRRVSERLRHKDRAVTMWDYEHLALESNRSVYRAKCLNHTELKRQAGKVVGDNEMAPGAVTFVAVPYTFGTDLRDPLRPYSDQATLHGLHEHLARRCSPFVRLETANPKFEEIHVSMNVAFREGIADTDFYRKEIETALIGHLTPWTQRGARGVEFGGRIYKSTVIDFVEELPFVDYLEDVKLFHRRNPDGPVPQTDLEIIQASTARSVLVSARSHSIGLV from the coding sequence ATGAGCACTTGCGACCGCCGCGGCCCCCTGTCAAGGACCGGCACTGCCCAACCGGATCGCGATATCGCAGAACGCAGGGCGGATCACTTCCAGCTTGACGAAAGAGACGTGGCGGATCTGATCCAGTTCGGTCGCAGATTTGCCCGGCAAATCCGGTTTTACGCGAAAGACGGCGCTCCCGCCGGTGATTGGTCGGCGTTTTTCGACAGCGACATTTCCGCGGTACTTGCCTCGATTGCGAAATTGCCGGTCGATCCTTTCCGGCGTGCGCTCGGGGACGCAAAAGGCTTTCTGGAAGATGATCCGTCCCGGCCGGAAGCACAGCTCAGGGCGCATCTGGCGCTGGTCTTTCATTTGCCGATTGCATTGCTTCAGGAATTGACGCTGCGGCTGTCGCCACTTGAGGCCGAGAACCCTTTCCGCCGCAGAATGACCCGCCTGCTGGAGACGAGCGTTGCGCCGCGGCTGGCGGAGTTGGCGCGGTATCACCAGGGCGGGGTGGATGAAGGGGTTATTCTGGCAAGCGCACTGAGCAAGACCAATTTGAACACCTCTGACAATCCCGGTCCGGGACCGCAAATCGCGGACGAAGTGCGCGACATCATATTCAATGGCGAGGCATTCGAGGTGACGTCTCTGCCGGTTCACGTCGTCGGAGGGTTTGCCGCGACGGGATGGAGCGACTTCTATGACGCGCAGACGCCGGACCCGTCACCCTATCTCGACGGTTCGGACACCTATGCGCAGATCTATGACGCGCTCAATTACAATCTTCTTGTCTCCAGCATGGAACGCGTTTTCCAGGCGCTTGCCCGCGCCCGGAAGGAAGCCGAAGCACAGCTCCAGGAGAGCCTGACGGATTTTGCGCGCCACACGCCGCATTACGGGCTCTGGCTTGCATTTCTTTCCATGTACGACCGGGCCCGGTCGGAACTGAACGCGTTTACCGGCCGGCACATGGATTTCTATTTTGAAGATGTGTTGCGCCTGTCGCGCAAAGCGCCGACGCCGGATCACGTCCATCTACTCGTCAATCTGGCGCGGGGAACGGAGGCGCATCTATTGCCTGCGGGCACCTTGGTGCGCGCCGGAAAGGACGCAACCGGGGCGGACGTCGCCTACGCACTCGAAGAAGACTTTGTTGCCAATCGCGCGCTGGTCACCGAGCTGAGGTCCGTACGCGTCAACACGAAGAAATCCGGCGGCAAGGAGTCCGTCTCGGTGCAGGCTTCGCCGATCACCGCATCCTCGGACGGTATCGGTGACGAGCTGCCTGAGGAAACGCCGCACTTTGCTCCATTTGGCCCGGAGGCGGCGCCCTTTGCACGGCTTGGATTTGCAGTCGCGGACCGGCAGCTCTTCATGCGTGAGGGAAGCCGCGTTGCGAAGATCAGCTTCAAGACAGCGTTCGGCGGATCCATCGCGGTGCTGAAGGGCTTCAAGGTCCGACTGACCACAGAAGAGGGCTGGCTGGAGCTCTCTAAGTCGGCTGAGCTCAAGGCGGAAGTCACCAAGGGCACGGTCGTGTTCACGATGACACTTGCCGGCAATCATCCTCCGATTGTTCCGCACGATCCGGCCGTCCACGAAGGACCGTATCCTACCGGTGTTCCTGTTGCCGAAATCCTGCTTGACTGGGATGGCAATGAAGCGGCCGCCTCAAGCGCTATGGCGGTTTTCAGGAATGCCAGCCGCAACAAGGTCAAGATCCAGACCGAGGCAACAGGTTTGCGGCAGATGAGCGTGCGCACGGACGACGGCACTGCCGACCCGTCCGCTGTCTTCACACCGTTCGGTGCACAGCCCCGCAAAAACGCACGCTGGATCCTCGGCTCCAGCGAGGTGTTCAGCCGCCCGCTGGACACACTGACGGTCAATGTGACCTGGGCGGAGGCTTACGTAAAAGGCCAGTTCTTCGAGAACCAGGCCGCAAGCGCTTATCAGGTCGGCTTCGACTACCTCTCCAGCGGTTCGTGGCAGAGCGGCGACACGAAGACGATATCGCTTCAGCTGGATGGAACGGGAACGAATCCGCTGGCTGCGAAGGGAACCGGCAAAGCGCCGGCAGACGCGGAACTGTTGCTTGAAGACCCTTCCTTTGACGCAAAGCAGCGCACCGGCTTCATGCGCATGACCTTGAACCGCGACTTTGGCCATGATCGGTATCTCGACGCGAAAACGCTTGCGCTTATTGACCTTGCCAGCGGGAATGGGATCAAGCCTGTCACCAACCTTGCCGCCGGTGACACGATTGTCGCGGAATCTCAGATCCTGCCGGGTTTCGATCCGGGTCTCGATTCCCTTACGCTATCCTCCGGTTTGCCCAACCCTCCCTACACGCCCGAAATCGCGGAAATTTCGATTGACTACGCTGCGAAGCAGAGCACGGCCGAGGGCGTCTGGCGGGTGCACCCCTTCGGCGTCGAACCTGCGAACGGTTCGGGACGCGTTTTGCCGGACCTGCCCTTTGAAGGGGCGCTTTTCATCGGCGTCGACGCACTCGATCCTTCTGAAACCTTTTCGCTCCTTGTCCAGGTCGCTGACGGCACGGGAGATCCGCTCCTGGAGTTGCCTGATCTTGATTTTGCCTGGCTGAAAAACAGCGGCTGGACAAAGTTCAAGTCGCAGGAAGTCATTGACAGGACCGGAGGCCTCGCCGGTTCCGGGCTTTTGTCCTTCGCCGTGCCGACCGACGCGTCGAGCGACGCCCCTCATATGCCACCCGGGCTGCACTGGTTCAGGATTTCCGTGGCTGAAAATGCGGACGCCGTCAATCGACTGCATCTGGTCGCGGCGCAGGCTGTCCGGGCTAGCTTCGTCGATCGCGGCAATGATCCGGTTTTTCTGGAAAGTGCGTTGCCGGCCGGAACGATCAGCAAACTGTTGCAGCCGGATCCCGCCGTCAAAAGCCTTGAACAGCCTTTTGCAAGTTTCGGCGGACGCGGTTTGGAAACGCCGGACGACTTCCGCCGCCGTGTGTCTGAACGCCTGCGCCACAAGGACCGGGCGGTGACGATGTGGGACTACGAGCACCTGGCGCTGGAATCCAACCGGAGCGTCTACCGCGCAAAATGCCTGAACCACACCGAGCTGAAACGCCAGGCCGGCAAGGTGGTTGGAGACAATGAGATGGCACCTGGTGCGGTCACCTTCGTGGCTGTTCCCTATACATTCGGGACGGACCTGCGCGATCCTCTGCGACCCTATTCCGATCAGGCGACGCTGCACGGATTGCACGAACATCTTGCACGCCGCTGCTCTCCCTTTGTGAGGCTTGAAACCGCCAATCCGAAATTTGAAGAGATCCATGTCTCGATGAATGTGGCGTTCCGGGAGGGGATCGCCGACACGGATTTCTATCGCAAGGAAATCGAAACAGCGTTGATCGGTCATCTGACGCCCTGGACGCAAAGGGGCGCGCGCGGTGTCGAGTTCGGCGGCCGGATCTACAAATCGACCGTGATCGACTTTGTCGAGGAACTGCCCTTTGTCGATTACCTTGAAGACGTGAAGCTGTTTCACAGGCGGAACCCGGATGGCCCGGTGCCGCAAACCGATCTGGAAATCATCCAGGCGTCAACGGCCCGCTCCGTACTCGTCTCCGCACGATCTCATTCGATTGGACTTGTGTGA